From Spea bombifrons isolate aSpeBom1 chromosome 6, aSpeBom1.2.pri, whole genome shotgun sequence, a single genomic window includes:
- the SLC6A11 gene encoding sodium- and chloride-dependent GABA transporter 3: MTAEKAIPVINGKPEDALDAEASSANLVHTNDKKMKERGHWNNKVEFVLSVAGEIIGLGNVWRFPYLCYKNGGGAFLIPYVVFFIFCGIPVFFLETALGQFTSEGGITCWRKVCPLFEGIGYATQVIEAHLNVYYIIILAWAIFYLFNCFSAELPWATCGHKWNTDKCVEFQKLNMSNGSQAFYANATSPVMEFWERRVLAISDGIEHIGELRWELALCLLAAWTVCYFCIWKGTKSTGKVVYVTATFPYVMLIILLIRGVTLPGASQGIKFYLYPDLSRLSDPQVWVDAGTQIFFSYAICLGCLTALGSYNNYNNNCYRDCLLLCCLNSGTSFVAGFAIFSVLGFMAYEQGVPIAEVAESGPGLAFIAYPKAVTMMPLAPLWAALFFMMLIFLGLDSQFVCVESLVTAVVDMYPNVFRRGYRRELLILALSIVSFFLGLIMLTEGGMYVFQLFDSYAASGMCLLFVAVFECVCIGWVYGSNRFYDNIEDMIGYRPFVLIKWCWMIFTPGICASIFIFFLVKYKPLKYNNVYTYPPWGYGIGWMMALSSMVCIPLWILIKVWKTEGTFLERLKTLIQPSPELKMRGKLAADACTNAVSECETKQDGNISAITEKETHF, translated from the exons ATGACAGCCGAGAAGGCGATACCTGTCATTAATGGCAAACCTGAGGATGCTTTGGATGCCGAGGCTTCCAGCGCCAATCTGGTTCACACCAATGACAAGAAGATGAAGGAGAGGGGTCACTGGAACAACAAGGTGGAATTTGTGCTATCGGTGGCCGGGGAAATCATCGGTCTTGGGAACGTTTGGCGCTTTCCATATCTTTGCTACAAGAATGGAGGAG GTGCCTTCCTCATTCCATACGTGGTATTCTTCATATTTTGCGGAATACCAGTGTTTTTCCTTGAGACGGCGCTGGGGCAGTTTACTAGCGAGGGCGGCATTACCTGCTGGAGGAAAGTCTGCCCCTTGTTTGAAG GAATTGGATATGCCACCCAAGTCATCGAGGCACATTTAAACGTCTATTACATCATCATTTTAGCATGGGCAATTTTCTATCTATTTAACTGTTTTTCTGCTGAACTTCCTTGGGCAACATGTGGACACAAATGGAATACAG ACAAGTGCGTAGAATTTCAAAAACTCAACATGAGCAACGGAAGTCAGGCTTTCTACGCCAACGCTACCTCTCCGGTGATGGAATTCTGGGA GCGCAGGGTTCTCGCCATCTCCGACGGGATTGAACATATTGGGGAACTCCGCTGGGAACTGGCGCTGTGTCTTCTCGCCGCGTGGACGGTGTGCTATTTCTGTATATGGAAAGGGACAAAGTCTACGGGAAAG GTGGTGTATGTCACAGCCACGTTCCCCTATGTAATGCTGATTATTCTCCTGATCCGTGGGGTCACTTTGCCCGGTGCAAGTCAAGGAATAAAATTCTACCTGTATCCCGATTTATCTCGACTGTCTGATCCCCAG GTGTGGGTAGATGCAGGCACTCAAATCTTCTTCTCGTACGCCATCTGCTTGGGCTGTCTGACTGCCTTGGGAAGTTACAATAACTACAATAATAACTGCTACAG AGACTGTCTTCTGCTTTGCTGCTTAAACAGTGGCACCAGCTTTGTGGCTGGTTTTGCCATATTTTCAGTCCTTGGGTTTATGGCGTACGAACAAGGAGTGCCCATTGCCGAGGTCGCCGAGTCCG GTCCAGGTCTGGCGTTCATAGCTTACCCGAAGGCTGTCACCATGATGCCGCTGGCCCCTTTGTGGGCTGCCCTGTTTTTCATGATGTTAATTTTCCTTGGGCTTGATAGTCAG TTCGTGTGCGTGGAGAGCCTGGTCACCGCCGTCGTGGACATGTATCCAAACGTGTTCCGGAGAGGCTACCGCAGAGAGTTATTAATTTTAGCCCTCTCCATTGTATCCTTCTTTCTTGGGCTCATAATGCTAACAGAG GGCGGAATGTACGTGTTTCAGTTGTTTGACTCGTACGCTGCTAGCGGGATGTGTCTGCTCTTTGTTGCCGTGTTTGAATGCGTCTGCATAGGCTGGGTTTATG GAAGCAATCGATTTTATGATAATATTGAAGATATGATTGGTTATCGGCcatttgtattaataaaatggTGCTGGATGATCTTTACCCCTGGAATCTGCGCA AGTATCTTCATATTTTTCCTTGTTAAGTACAAACCTCTGAAGTATAATAATGTTTACACGTACCCGCCGTGGGGCTATGGCATAGGATGGATGATGGCTCTTTCCTCCATGGTCTGTATCCCTTTGTGGATTTTAATAAAAGTCTGGAAGACGGAAGGGACTTTTTTAGAG AGGTTGAAGACTTTGATCCAGCCCAGCCCGGAGCTGAAGATGAGGGGGAAACTGGCGGCCGACGCATGCACCAATGCCGTCAGCGAGTGTGAAACGAAGCAGGACGGGAACATCTCTGCCATCACAGAAAAAGAAACCCACTTCTGA